The following proteins are encoded in a genomic region of Methylococcales bacterium:
- a CDS encoding DUF3450 domain-containing protein: MSFFYPPVKTPIVLMVAVLSFPCVSAPLEDAIRVNQATQEAAADSQKKIDTLSQQTGTLLEQYRFATRQTKNLKIQSEHLQQVLINQKLEKSSLEEQLKTIVTTQNEITPLILRMLTNLDAFIALDLPFLPEERKQRLTKLKAMMLRADVTKAEKFRRIIEAYQIENEYGNTIEAYKDEINLNGTKSPVDFLRLGRIALYYQRLDGSETGFWNKTEKRWETLPDSYRNKIHDGLSVARKQSAPDLLILPVAAAEEGK, from the coding sequence ATGTCCTTTTTTTACCCGCCTGTAAAAACCCCTATTGTATTAATGGTTGCGGTACTGTCTTTTCCTTGTGTTTCTGCTCCCTTAGAAGATGCTATTCGCGTTAATCAAGCAACACAAGAAGCCGCCGCCGATTCACAAAAAAAAATTGACACCCTGAGTCAACAAACAGGAACCTTACTGGAGCAATATCGTTTTGCCACCCGACAAACTAAAAATTTAAAAATCCAATCCGAGCATTTACAACAGGTTTTAATTAATCAAAAACTTGAAAAATCCTCACTGGAAGAACAATTAAAAACCATTGTCACCACGCAAAACGAAATTACCCCTTTAATCTTACGGATGCTAACCAATTTAGATGCGTTTATTGCCTTAGACTTACCCTTTCTTCCTGAAGAACGTAAGCAGCGGTTAACCAAGTTAAAGGCGATGATGTTAAGAGCCGATGTCACCAAAGCTGAAAAGTTTCGTCGTATTATTGAAGCGTATCAAATTGAAAATGAATACGGCAATACCATCGAAGCCTATAAGGATGAAATCAACTTAAACGGAACGAAAAGTCCTGTTGATTTTTTACGGCTTGGACGTATCGCCCTCTATTATCAACGACTGGATGGCAGTGAAACAGGTTTTTGGAATAAAACGGAAAAACGTTGGGAAACCTTACCCGATAGCTATCGTAATAAGATTCATGATGGCTTAAGTGTTGCCCGAAAACAATCTGCGCCCGACTTACTTATCTTACCCGTTGCCGCCGCAGAAGAAGGAAAATGA
- a CDS encoding biopolymer transporter ExbD, producing MRRRSSRSNTQESADIDMTPMLDIVFIMLIFFIVTTSFVKESGIEVNRPTAETATRKENANIIVGIKANGNVWVDKHLTDIRAVRANIARLHAENPLGSVIIAADKNSKTKTLIQVMDQIRLAGVMNASIATDVD from the coding sequence ATGCGTCGCCGATCTAGCCGTTCAAATACCCAAGAATCCGCTGATATTGATATGACCCCGATGCTCGACATCGTGTTTATCATGTTAATCTTTTTTATTGTCACCACCTCCTTTGTCAAAGAATCAGGGATTGAAGTTAACCGTCCTACGGCGGAAACAGCAACACGCAAAGAAAATGCCAATATTATTGTCGGGATTAAAGCCAATGGAAATGTTTGGGTTGATAAACACCTCACCGATATACGCGCCGTGCGAGCTAATATTGCACGCCTACACGCTGAAAACCCGTTAGGATCCGTTATTATTGCCGCCGATAAAAATTCAAAAACAAAGACATTGATTCAAGTGATGGATCAAATTCGTCTCGCAGGGGTGATGAACGCCTCTATTGCCACGGATGTAGATTAA
- a CDS encoding MotA/TolQ/ExbB proton channel family protein yields the protein MKKLILTLLLTFTIQPLFAEHLDLTQLLREAQKIQGMEGKINQERETRFSADNSKQQALLNTAQQTFKDHSKITNELKATVKNNENELALLQTLLKENSGDLTDLFTVAKQVAGDLKVNLDSSLISAQFPQRSLLLNKISKSKKIPTIDQLEALWITLQQEMTESGKIVYFTTEVLNSAGTPEQNKVIRVGNFNAFSKGQYLRYLPETGKLVTLPRQPQGDYLSMAENMDSVNTGQVDIGIDPTRGVILSMLIQAPDTIQRIKQGGVIGYIILVMGGLGFIYALVRLTMLSLTAKKINEQIEQEKANDDNPLGRVFIATQNDNQADGDNLELLLDEAITREIPALEKGLPMIKLLAAVAPLLGLLGTVTGMIATFQAISLFGTGDPKLMANGISQALVTTMLGLCIAIPLLFLHSIVAARSRTLIQILDEQTAGILSRRLEK from the coding sequence ATGAAAAAACTAATCCTGACGTTATTACTCACCTTTACGATTCAACCTCTCTTTGCAGAACATTTAGACTTAACGCAATTATTGCGAGAAGCCCAAAAAATACAAGGCATGGAAGGAAAAATAAATCAAGAACGTGAAACTCGTTTTTCAGCAGATAACAGCAAACAACAAGCCTTGTTAAATACGGCCCAACAAACATTCAAAGACCACAGTAAAATAACCAATGAATTAAAGGCCACCGTTAAAAACAATGAAAATGAATTGGCCTTATTGCAAACGTTACTCAAAGAAAATAGCGGTGATTTAACGGACTTATTTACCGTGGCCAAACAAGTCGCGGGCGATTTAAAAGTTAATTTAGACAGCTCATTGATTTCAGCCCAATTTCCACAACGTAGCCTTCTACTCAATAAAATTTCTAAAAGTAAAAAAATCCCGACCATTGACCAGCTTGAAGCCTTATGGATTACCTTACAGCAGGAAATGACCGAATCAGGAAAAATCGTTTATTTTACTACTGAGGTATTAAATAGCGCGGGTACGCCAGAACAAAACAAAGTCATTCGGGTCGGTAATTTTAATGCCTTTTCAAAGGGTCAATATTTACGCTACTTACCCGAAACAGGAAAATTAGTAACCCTTCCACGCCAGCCTCAAGGGGACTACCTCAGTATGGCGGAAAATATGGACAGTGTTAACACAGGACAGGTTGATATTGGTATTGACCCCACGCGTGGAGTTATTTTGAGCATGTTAATTCAAGCTCCTGATACCATTCAACGGATTAAACAAGGCGGGGTTATTGGTTATATTATTTTAGTCATGGGTGGGCTTGGGTTTATTTATGCTTTAGTTAGGTTAACGATGCTATCGCTAACGGCTAAAAAAATAAACGAACAAATTGAGCAAGAAAAGGCAAACGATGATAACCCTTTAGGTCGGGTTTTTATTGCGACACAAAATGATAATCAAGCCGATGGCGATAATTTAGAGTTATTATTAGATGAAGCGATTACTCGTGAAATCCCTGCGTTAGAAAAGGGCTTGCCGATGATAAAACTTCTTGCCGCCGTCGCGCCTTTATTAGGATTATTAGGAACGGTCACGGGCATGATCGCAACCTTTCAAGCGATTAGTTTGTTTGGAACGGGGGATCCTAAATTAATGGCTAACGGGATTTCACAAGCATTAGTCACTACGATGCTGGGTTTATGTATTGCCATTCCTTTATTATTTTTACACAGTATTGTGGCCGCCCGCAGTCGGACGTTGATTCAAATATTAGACGAACAAACCGCTGGTATATTATCGCGACGGTTAGAAAAATAA
- a CDS encoding pyridoxamine 5'-phosphate oxidase family protein produces the protein MERFGRQVIRDFMPEQHREFFSQLPFVFVAHDDEQGFPWASILFNRTRFISSPNNQQLHINAMPVTGDPLANGLNKGRRLGLLRIELETRRRNRISAYINQVSKNQYFGQF, from the coding sequence ATGGAACGCTTTGGACGGCAAGTTATTCGTGATTTTATGCCCGAACAACACCGCGAGTTTTTTTCGCAATTACCGTTTGTTTTTGTGGCTCATGATGATGAACAGGGGTTTCCGTGGGCTTCTATTTTATTTAATCGAACTCGTTTTATTAGCTCGCCTAATAATCAGCAATTACATATTAACGCGATGCCTGTAACGGGGGATCCGTTAGCTAATGGCTTAAATAAGGGAAGGCGATTAGGTTTATTAAGGATTGAGTTAGAAACACGGCGCAGAAATCGGATTTCCGCTTATATTAATCAGGTTTCAAAAAATCAATACTTCGGACAGTTTTAA
- a CDS encoding sigma 54-interacting transcriptional regulator → MNNNEHILRRYELILTSAGEGIYGLDHEGKGTFVNPAAIAMMGWDEKDILGQPVHEKHHHSKADGTPYPQHECPIYAALNDGEIHHITHEIFWRKDGSCFPVHYTSTPIWDEGEIMGAVVVFQDVSQLKQTENALAQLQRHNQLLLAAAGEGICGFDCEGNLTFINPTATKMLAWSTTDLNGQSIHTIFGKDESDFEKYCPVLTIVNGKTRYEANNKRFYREDGSSFPVDFVSTPIMEKGELQGVVMVFRDITERQLAEKKLTLALSEIKQLKNRLQAENSYLQEEINLNHKFEDILGNSQPLKVVLLQVEQVAPTETTVLIQGETGTGKELIARALHNLSQRKNRTLVKVNCAALPSHLIESELFGHEKGSFTGAMARRIGRFELAHEGSIFLDEIGELPLELQTKLLRVLQEGEIERLGDSKTLKINVRVIAATHRDLKKMVAKGDFREDLFYRLSVFPLTLPPLRSRKNDISLLAHYFVNKYARKMGKSIKHIPQSVMEQLRNYSWQGNVRELENVIERAVILSPEQNFQLPELLEIKTNNNHSGEPLLSLTAIEKSHIINVLEQTHWQISGENGAASILEMHPNTLRSRMNKLGIRRSDLAH, encoded by the coding sequence ATGAACAATAATGAACATATTCTTCGCCGTTACGAACTTATATTAACCTCAGCAGGGGAGGGAATTTATGGGCTAGATCATGAAGGCAAGGGAACGTTTGTTAATCCTGCTGCCATTGCAATGATGGGGTGGGATGAAAAAGATATTCTCGGTCAGCCTGTTCATGAAAAACATCATCATAGCAAGGCCGATGGTACGCCTTATCCACAACATGAATGTCCCATTTATGCCGCGTTAAACGATGGTGAAATTCATCATATAACGCACGAAATTTTTTGGCGTAAGGATGGCAGTTGTTTTCCTGTGCATTACACCAGCACCCCCATTTGGGACGAGGGGGAAATTATGGGGGCGGTCGTTGTTTTTCAAGATGTGAGTCAACTCAAACAAACCGAAAACGCATTAGCACAATTACAACGCCATAATCAATTATTACTCGCGGCGGCAGGTGAGGGGATTTGTGGTTTTGATTGTGAAGGAAACCTGACGTTTATAAATCCTACGGCGACTAAGATGCTCGCTTGGTCAACGACCGATTTAAACGGTCAAAGCATTCATACTATTTTTGGAAAAGATGAAAGCGACTTTGAAAAATACTGCCCTGTGTTAACGATTGTTAATGGAAAAACCCGCTATGAAGCGAATAATAAACGCTTCTACCGTGAGGATGGTTCTAGTTTTCCTGTTGATTTTGTTAGCACCCCTATCATGGAAAAGGGTGAGTTACAGGGTGTGGTAATGGTGTTTAGGGATATTACGGAACGCCAACTCGCCGAGAAAAAACTCACCCTCGCTTTATCTGAAATTAAACAACTCAAAAACCGTCTACAAGCAGAAAATAGTTATCTGCAAGAAGAAATTAATCTTAATCATAAGTTTGAAGATATTTTAGGAAACAGTCAGCCCTTAAAAGTGGTGTTACTTCAAGTAGAACAAGTTGCACCGACTGAAACAACGGTTTTAATTCAAGGTGAAACAGGTACAGGTAAAGAATTAATTGCACGCGCGTTGCATAATTTAAGTCAGCGTAAAAATCGAACCTTAGTTAAAGTCAATTGCGCCGCTTTACCGAGTCATTTAATTGAAAGCGAGTTATTCGGCCATGAAAAAGGCAGTTTTACAGGGGCGATGGCCCGACGTATTGGACGCTTTGAATTAGCTCATGAGGGATCGATTTTTTTAGATGAAATCGGTGAATTACCCTTAGAATTACAAACTAAATTATTACGCGTTTTACAAGAGGGTGAAATTGAACGCTTGGGTGATTCTAAGACCCTTAAAATAAATGTGAGAGTCATTGCCGCTACCCATAGAGATTTAAAAAAAATGGTGGCTAAGGGCGATTTTCGGGAAGATTTATTTTATCGCCTCAGCGTGTTTCCCTTGACCCTCCCGCCATTACGATCTCGTAAAAACGATATTTCGTTATTGGCTCATTATTTTGTGAATAAGTACGCCCGCAAAATGGGAAAGTCTATTAAGCATATTCCTCAATCGGTGATGGAACAATTACGCAATTATTCATGGCAAGGCAATGTTCGTGAATTAGAAAATGTAATTGAACGTGCGGTGATTTTATCCCCCGAACAAAATTTTCAACTTCCTGAATTACTTGAAATAAAGACGAACAATAATCATTCGGGTGAGCCGTTATTATCGTTAACTGCAATCGAAAAATCCCATATTATTAACGTATTGGAACAAACACATTGGCAGATTTCAGGGGAAAATGGGGCCGCTTCTATTTTGGAAATGCACCCTAATACCTTACGTTCTCGAATGAATAAATTAGGCATTCGCCGCTCTGATTTAGCCCATTAA
- a CDS encoding tetratricopeptide repeat protein, translated as MKLSLKILLLFCLVSPSFAAIVSAPVYQQLKQADRLIAKKSYSQAEKLLKKRLKQRNNRYEKAILLRSLSSVKAGQKNYIEAIKYINKALAIKSLPYAATQKAQLTLGQFYLVNKQSTKAFALLDPWFKRNPNPKPKTAMLLANLFSQHQQYNKAMALVKKAMKVTKNPPKAWADLQLALGYKTKDYRAAITVLERLLKKEPDNKANWQKLATAYHNAEDYSHAANIQQLAYQRGFLTTEIELLDLVHLFLYAKTPHKAAEFLQQQFDKKTLPETAKTLELFGLTWLKAKEQAAAQKALEAALALNPKASIYEKLAQIYSRQKNWQQALAGFNNALTLGGFEDKGLSQLLLGTTHYHLQNLTEAESAFEGAILHKNTATTAQQWLRYLKEMNPD; from the coding sequence ATGAAATTAAGTCTTAAAATTCTATTATTATTTTGTCTGGTCAGCCCCAGTTTTGCGGCTATCGTTTCAGCCCCTGTTTATCAGCAATTAAAGCAAGCCGATCGTTTAATCGCCAAAAAATCGTACTCACAGGCTGAAAAACTCTTAAAAAAACGTTTAAAACAACGTAATAATCGCTATGAAAAGGCGATTTTATTACGCAGTTTATCCTCGGTTAAGGCGGGACAAAAAAATTATATCGAAGCCATCAAATACATTAACAAGGCATTAGCGATTAAATCATTGCCTTATGCGGCGACTCAAAAAGCACAACTGACGTTAGGGCAGTTTTATTTAGTGAATAAACAATCAACTAAAGCCTTTGCCTTATTAGACCCTTGGTTTAAACGCAACCCAAATCCTAAGCCTAAAACCGCGATGTTATTAGCTAATTTGTTTAGTCAACATCAGCAATACAATAAAGCAATGGCCTTGGTTAAAAAAGCGATGAAAGTAACCAAGAATCCACCTAAAGCCTGGGCGGATTTACAGTTAGCATTAGGGTATAAAACCAAAGATTATCGTGCGGCTATTACCGTTTTAGAGCGGTTATTAAAAAAAGAGCCTGACAATAAGGCGAACTGGCAAAAACTAGCAACCGCTTATCATAATGCCGAAGATTACAGTCATGCCGCGAATATTCAACAGTTAGCCTATCAACGCGGCTTTTTAACCACAGAAATCGAGCTATTGGACTTAGTTCACTTATTTTTATATGCAAAAACACCGCATAAAGCAGCGGAATTTTTACAGCAACAATTTGATAAAAAAACATTACCTGAAACTGCAAAGACTTTAGAATTATTTGGTCTTACATGGCTAAAGGCGAAAGAACAAGCCGCTGCTCAAAAAGCCTTAGAAGCCGCTTTAGCACTTAATCCGAAAGCCTCTATTTATGAAAAATTAGCTCAAATTTATAGCCGTCAAAAAAATTGGCAACAGGCACTGGCGGGATTTAATAACGCCTTAACGTTAGGAGGGTTTGAAGACAAGGGATTAAGTCAGTTATTATTAGGCACAACACACTATCATCTTCAAAATTTAACGGAAGCAGAGTCCGCATTTGAAGGGGCTATTTTACATAAAAATACAGCGACAACCGCTCAGCAATGGTTACGTTATTTAAAAGAAATGAACCCCGATTAA
- a CDS encoding MotA/TolQ/ExbB proton channel family protein: protein MNAFNSFFDAINNFLEMGGTLLTVILWVSILLWTLIIERLLFFKFHYPELRLHCLESWEKRHDKTSKKSLFIRKALLSEAKISMNKTVPIIKMLIALCPLLGLLGTVTGMISVFDVLAITGTGNARAMASGISQATVPTMAGMVIAISGLYFSKIIQERISDESHHLADLLKYHSLK, encoded by the coding sequence ATGAACGCTTTTAATAGCTTTTTTGATGCGATTAATAATTTTTTAGAGATGGGCGGTACGTTGCTCACGGTCATACTCTGGGTATCCATCTTATTATGGACACTCATTATTGAACGCCTGCTATTTTTCAAATTTCATTATCCCGAATTGCGTTTACACTGCCTAGAAAGCTGGGAAAAGCGTCACGATAAAACCTCAAAAAAATCCCTTTTTATTCGTAAAGCGTTATTATCGGAAGCCAAAATCAGCATGAATAAAACCGTGCCGATTATAAAAATGTTAATTGCGCTGTGTCCTCTGCTAGGCTTATTAGGGACAGTGACGGGGATGATTAGTGTTTTTGATGTCCTTGCCATCACAGGAACGGGCAATGCACGCGCGATGGCATCGGGTATTTCCCAAGCGACCGTCCCAACAATGGCAGGGATGGTTATTGCTATTTCAGGGCTTTATTTCAGTAAAATCATTCAAGAACGGATCAGTGATGAAAGCCATCATTTAGCCGATTTATTAAAATATCATTCATTAAAATAG
- a CDS encoding energy transducer TonB — protein MSNKVSSNVRPTYRVAPKYPRRALSRRQKGWVKVQFIITANGRVKSPFVVSSKPSGVFDKAALRAIRSWKFKAKKVNGQAVAQRAVQTIQFKLR, from the coding sequence ATGTCAAATAAGGTGAGTTCAAATGTTCGTCCGACTTACCGTGTTGCTCCTAAATACCCAAGACGAGCTTTAAGTCGCCGACAAAAAGGTTGGGTCAAAGTCCAATTTATCATCACCGCGAATGGACGTGTAAAAAGTCCCTTTGTGGTTTCATCCAAGCCCAGTGGCGTGTTTGATAAAGCTGCTCTTAGAGCCATTCGTAGCTGGAAATTTAAAGCGAAAAAAGTTAATGGTCAAGCGGTTGCTCAACGAGCTGTACAAACGATACAATTTAAATTACGATGA
- a CDS encoding nuclear transport factor 2 family protein, which yields MENRPPFPPFTLESAIEKVQRAENGWNSKDPIKVASAYTVDCEWRNRAEIFSGRDKIIEFLTRKWEKERDYRLKKELWSFTDNRIAVTFRYEWQDDSNQWFRSYGNELWEFAENGLMQRRIASINDKPILKSEREILFIKNQGERLPNYPN from the coding sequence ATGGAAAACCGCCCCCCTTTTCCCCCATTTACCTTAGAAAGTGCGATTGAAAAAGTACAGCGCGCAGAAAATGGCTGGAATAGTAAAGATCCCATAAAAGTCGCTAGTGCTTACACGGTTGATTGTGAATGGCGTAATCGCGCAGAAATTTTTTCAGGTCGAGACAAAATCATCGAATTTCTAACACGAAAGTGGGAAAAGGAACGTGATTATCGACTCAAAAAAGAACTTTGGAGTTTTACGGATAACCGCATTGCGGTGACTTTTCGCTACGAATGGCAGGATGATTCAAATCAATGGTTTCGCTCTTATGGCAATGAATTATGGGAGTTTGCCGAAAACGGTTTAATGCAGCGGCGTATTGCCAGTATTAACGATAAGCCGATTCTTAAATCGGAACGCGAAATTTTATTTATCAAAAACCAAGGGGAGAGATTACCGAATTATCCCAATTAG
- a CDS encoding prolipoprotein diacylglyceryl transferase, producing MSIHLIFDLLALLSGIFVSAWFRKKYGLKRPIGIIQSSQYDYYLITLLVGLIGGSVILGTLNIYLAGYQGVAKSMLGGIFGAIVAAEIFKYFSNIRQSTGLYFIPGLLILIIVGRVGCFLAGLDDFTYGVETSVPWGVNFGDDIKRHPVQLYESLTMFIFLIILLIRYPKNPLFWQRHGFYLFVGVYAGQRFIWEFLKPYPYLWANFNLFHLLSFLLILYALWMLTRKQSSPLTD from the coding sequence GTGTCTATTCATCTTATTTTCGATTTACTGGCCTTATTAAGTGGAATCTTTGTTAGCGCATGGTTTCGGAAAAAATATGGTCTCAAACGTCCTATTGGAATTATTCAATCCTCGCAATACGACTATTATTTGATTACTTTACTCGTCGGCTTAATCGGAGGAAGCGTAATCTTGGGTACGCTTAATATTTATCTTGCGGGCTATCAGGGCGTGGCTAAAAGTATGCTGGGGGGGATTTTTGGTGCGATTGTGGCGGCAGAAATCTTTAAATATTTTTCCAATATCCGACAATCAACGGGATTATATTTTATACCAGGGTTACTCATACTCATTATCGTTGGCCGAGTGGGCTGTTTTTTAGCAGGCTTAGACGATTTTACCTATGGAGTAGAAACGAGCGTACCTTGGGGGGTTAATTTTGGTGATGATATTAAACGCCACCCTGTGCAGTTGTATGAGTCATTAACGATGTTTATTTTCTTAATTATCTTGTTAATCCGCTATCCCAAAAATCCCTTATTTTGGCAACGACACGGCTTTTATCTCTTTGTCGGGGTGTACGCGGGACAACGGTTTATATGGGAATTTTTAAAACCTTATCCCTATTTATGGGCTAATTTTAATTTATTCCATTTATTGAGTTTTTTGCTGATACTTTATGCGTTGTGGATGCTAACACGAAAACAGTCATCGCCGTTAACCGATTGA
- a CDS encoding glutathione S-transferase has product MATLKLYRPPLSGNAHRVELLLSFLGLEAEIIDVDLMKGEQRQAAFLKKNIFGQVPVLEDGEVTIVDSNAILVYLASQYDNEHTWLSLKPAKAAEVQRFLTVAAGAIAAGPATARLINLFGAALDKAQAVETAHTIFSLLEQHLDDREWLADTQPTIADISNYPYIAHAPEGDVSLQNYPNVRAWLQRVENLPNFIYMQSSVVGLAT; this is encoded by the coding sequence ATGGCTACTCTAAAATTATACCGTCCCCCTTTATCTGGCAATGCACATCGTGTCGAATTACTCTTATCTTTTCTTGGTTTAGAGGCTGAGATTATCGACGTTGATTTAATGAAAGGTGAACAAAGACAAGCGGCATTTTTAAAGAAAAATATTTTTGGTCAAGTCCCTGTATTGGAAGATGGTGAGGTAACGATTGTAGATTCCAACGCTATTTTGGTTTATCTGGCCAGTCAATACGATAATGAACACACATGGCTGTCACTCAAACCTGCGAAAGCGGCCGAAGTGCAACGCTTTTTAACGGTTGCAGCGGGTGCAATTGCCGCAGGGCCTGCTACGGCACGATTGATTAATTTATTCGGGGCCGCATTGGATAAAGCGCAAGCAGTTGAAACCGCGCATACTATTTTTAGCCTCTTAGAACAACATTTAGACGACCGTGAATGGTTGGCTGATACGCAACCAACGATTGCTGATATTTCTAATTATCCGTATATTGCTCATGCACCTGAAGGTGATGTTTCCTTGCAAAATTATCCTAATGTCAGAGCATGGTTACAGCGTGTTGAAAATTTGCCGAATTTTATTTATATGCAATCTTCAGTCGTGGGTTTAGCGACATAG
- a CDS encoding (2Fe-2S)-binding protein — MIIEDDSTKANTIICDCTGTTQVKIEALIMKGKNTLDQISSATGAGTGCGSCDILILELVNKSKGIQ, encoded by the coding sequence ATGATTATTGAAGATGATTCCACGAAAGCGAATACTATTATTTGTGATTGCACTGGAACAACGCAAGTTAAAATTGAAGCCCTTATTATGAAAGGTAAAAATACCCTTGACCAAATTTCATCCGCTACAGGGGCGGGAACGGGCTGTGGTAGCTGTGATATTTTAATTCTTGAATTAGTAAATAAATCAAAGGGGATACAGTAA
- a CDS encoding ATP-binding protein: MIPLVLLMPLADKEAIKIKLLTNLNYTINADYTRLKQIIINLVSNAIKYNRKGGVINVSAIIVENDYVRLSISDTGIGISEKNKSKVFDAFNRLGQETSTIEGTGIGLVVTKELVEQMGGKIGFESVENEGSTFWVEFPIMHGHGHAKSKIKPIAKDIAIALEIPDTKKILYVEDNPTNRVFMRSFLESNQYYGLQLAETGERGWERAMEEEFDLILMDIHLPKMNGKELAQKLRATDHYKDKPILAVSAAVMKHDVESAGELFDAYVTKPIIITELMTLLNKYLK; encoded by the coding sequence TTGATTCCGTTAGTTTTATTAATGCCTTTAGCGGATAAAGAGGCTATTAAAATTAAACTGCTTACTAATTTAAACTATACCATTAATGCCGATTACACCCGATTAAAACAAATTATTATTAATTTAGTCTCTAACGCGATTAAATACAATCGTAAAGGAGGGGTGATTAACGTATCCGCTATCATTGTTGAAAATGATTATGTGCGGTTAAGCATTTCCGATACGGGTATTGGAATTTCTGAAAAAAACAAATCAAAAGTATTTGATGCGTTTAATCGTTTAGGACAAGAAACATCCACCATTGAAGGCACAGGAATAGGGCTGGTGGTAACGAAAGAATTAGTTGAACAAATGGGCGGTAAAATAGGCTTTGAGAGTGTTGAAAATGAAGGGTCTACGTTCTGGGTTGAATTTCCAATTATGCACGGTCATGGTCATGCAAAGTCTAAAATTAAACCGATAGCAAAGGATATAGCTATCGCCCTTGAAATACCCGACACAAAAAAAATACTGTACGTTGAAGATAACCCCACGAATAGAGTTTTTATGCGATCTTTTCTTGAAAGTAACCAATACTATGGATTACAACTAGCCGAGACAGGCGAGCGTGGCTGGGAACGGGCGATGGAAGAAGAGTTTGACCTCATATTAATGGATATTCACCTCCCTAAAATGAATGGTAAGGAGTTAGCTCAGAAACTAAGAGCAACCGATCATTATAAAGACAAACCTATTCTTGCGGTTTCAGCCGCCGTGATGAAACATGATGTTGAATCTGCAGGGGAATTATTTGATGCTTATGTCACTAAGCCGATTATTATTACCGAATTAATGACGCTTCTAAATAAATATTTAAAATAA
- a CDS encoding transposase: protein MARLPRLNLPNIPLHVIQRGNNRQACFFTETDYTVYLDKLKEYSRKYKVQVHSYILMTNHVHLLVTPEEAHGVSKLMQSLGRYYVRYINQNYNRTGTLWDGRFKASLVDSEKYFLTVSRYIELNPVRASMVKHPADYPWSSYSKNAMGKRSGLITPHATYSRLGKTSKERQGVYKELFDPKIPDDTLKEIRDSINKSWVLGDDRFKQHIETQIGRRVSPLPRGGDKKSEKYKASKIN, encoded by the coding sequence ATGGCTCGTTTACCTCGTTTAAATTTACCCAATATTCCATTACACGTCATCCAGCGTGGAAATAATCGTCAAGCTTGCTTTTTTACCGAAACGGATTACACCGTCTATTTGGACAAACTAAAAGAATACAGTCGCAAATATAAGGTTCAAGTGCATAGCTATATATTAATGACCAACCATGTACACCTACTCGTCACCCCCGAAGAAGCACATGGCGTAAGTAAATTGATGCAGTCTTTAGGTCGATATTATGTGCGCTATATCAATCAAAACTATAACAGAACAGGGACATTATGGGATGGAAGATTCAAAGCGTCTTTAGTCGATAGTGAAAAATATTTTTTAACCGTCAGCCGCTATATTGAATTAAACCCAGTAAGAGCAAGTATGGTGAAGCATCCCGCAGATTATCCGTGGTCTAGCTATTCTAAAAATGCAATGGGAAAGAGATCAGGACTTATTACGCCACATGCCACTTATTCGAGGCTAGGAAAAACCAGTAAAGAAAGACAAGGTGTTTATAAAGAATTATTTGATCCGAAAATTCCTGATGATACGCTAAAAGAAATTCGTGATTCAATCAATAAATCGTGGGTTTTGGGCGATGATCGGTTTAAGCAACACATTGAAACTCAAATAGGACGACGCGTTTCACCGTTACCTCGTGGTGGTGATAAAAAATCAGAAAAATATAAGGCAAGTAAAATAAATTGA